A single genomic interval of Carassius carassius chromosome 24, fCarCar2.1, whole genome shotgun sequence harbors:
- the LOC132103502 gene encoding THAP domain-containing protein 2-like, with translation MPDFCAAYGCTNARSLQTRTRGITFHKFPKCSERRRQWERALRREGFVANDRTLLCSEHFRNEDFDRTGQTVRFKAGAVPSVFNFPAHLQRPVAPRSTNASRKSGENQPMDPEQDQPPPDVALKAKLDAAMATVRKLWREKSNALARVRRAKKNMKALLEELKAKNLINEEPFYTCL, from the exons atgccTGATTTTTGTGCCGCCTACGGCTGCACCAACGCACGGAGCCTCCAAACCAGAACGCGTGGGATCACCTTTCACaa GTTTCCCAAATGCAGCGAGCGCCGGAGACAGTGGGAGCGTGCCCTGAGAAGGGAAGGTTTTGTGGCTAATGACAGAACACTGCTCTGCAGTGAACACTTCAGAAATGAAGATTTCGACAGGACAGGGCAGACTGTCAGATTCAAAGCTGGAGCTGTTCCATCTGTCTTCAACTTCCCTGCTCATCTTCAGAGG CCGGTAGCACCAAGAAGCACAAACGCTTCAAGAAAATCAGGAGAAAACCAGCCCATGGACCCCGAGCAGGATCAACCTCCGCCTGATGTT GCTCTTAAGGCCAAACTTGATGCAGCCATGGCCACAGTGCGTAAACTGTGGCGGGAAAAGAGCAATGCCTTGGCAAGGGTAAGGAGGGCCAAGAAGAACATGAAGGCTCTTCTGGAGGAGCTGAAAGCTAAGAACCTCATCAATGAagagcctttctatacatgtctatga